TCATTCCCGCCGCGATCATCAGCAGCGTGTACCCGAGATAGATCGGGTTGCGGGAATAGCGGTAAGGCCCCTCTGTCACCAGCCGCCGGGCGCGCTGGTGCTGGCTAAGGGGTGTATAGTTGGACATCAGGGTCTTGATGGCCCAGAAATCAATCGCGATTGCACCGGTGGCGATCATTGCGCCGGTCATCCACATGAGGGGCTCCTGGTCTTCGAAAGGACTGACAGGGGCAACATAGGCATTGAGAAAAAAAGCAATGACACAGGCGCCGACATAAAGAAGCGGCGGCCATGGGTATTTCAGCGGCTTCATGCGATAGGCGTTCATGTTAGGACCCTTTATTGGCTGGCGATCGTGCATTCCCGCGCCAGTTTCAGGACCCTTTCATCTTGCGCCGCTATGATTGCCCCAGACTGGAGCGGTTCGAGTATATTTCCGGTCTGCAACTTCTCCAATGTACAGCCGCAGAACCGTTGGCAAAAGCCGGCATCGTTATTGCCTGCCGTGCAGGATTGCTGGCAACTGCGGTCATAGGCCGCCGCTCTGTCGGGTGGGGGCGGGGCAACGACCAGCGTCGCCAGATAGACCAGAGCGATCAGCACAGGTTGATGCACCAGGTAGAAGACCAGGCTATGGCGGCCCGCAAGCGAGAGCAATTTTGGGCCGGATGGCCAGGCTGCCAGCTTTTGCCACAGACCGAACCGTAGGGCGAGGCGGGCGCAGGCAATGCCAAACAATACGGCGGCAAACCATGGAAACACCGGCACGTAGTCATTTGAGCGCGGAATTGTCTCGGACAGGCCAAGCCACCAGAAATAGGGTGCGTCGAACATAGCCGATCGCACATAAAACGGCAGGATCAGCGTGGCAATTGCCGCGCCCAGCGTGACAGCCACCGGCAGGCGAATGAAGGCCAGGCCGAGCAGGCTCATCAGCGCGATGGCATGCAGAATGCCGAAGAAGATCCAGCCTGCCCCCATGGCCAGATAGGTGGCAACGGATATGGCAAAGGCGCTTGCGGCAATCTGCGCAAATCGCTTGCCAAAGGACGTCCAGCGGATGCCATTTCGATGCGCCAGCACCAGGCCGATGCCGACAAGAAACAGAAAGGTCGAGGCGATGCAGCGGGCATAGATCTTCAGAACGCCGGTTTCTGCCGTACCCGGTGGTAGATAGCCGAAGAATTCCAGATCCCAGCTGAAGTGATAGGAAGCCATAGCCAGCAGCGCCAGCCCGCGCATTGCATCGAGCAGGCCGATGCGGGTGTTGGATTTGGCGGGGGGGGATTTGGCGGGAAGGGGAGATTCGGTTTGAAAAGCCACGCGATGTCCTGAAACAGCTATCTACAGCGACCGGACATGCTGGAGGCAGAGGTCGCTGGGGCAAGGTCATGCCCTTGGTTCGAGTTATGCCAAGGTCATTTTAATGACACCTGGGATCACGGTTCTTTACGACATTCCAGATGAGCTGTCGCCATCGGTTGCAGGATGGGGGCTGGTTTGTGGGCTTGCTGTCATGTGTCCTGGCACGGAGATCGGATTTTTCAGCATGGCGGCCAGCCGGGCATTCGAGAAGAACTGGCGGTGCACCAGCACGAAGAAAATCAGCACCGTTGTTGCCATGAACATGTAGGCGTTCAGGAACCAGCCGAGATAGCCCATCGACATGAAGATTGCCCGCAGGCCCGAATTGAAGTTCTGCGCGGCGATGACATTCATGGCAATCACAGTTTCGGCCGCGTCTTCGGCTGCGACCGGGTCCTGGCGAACTTCCGCATGCATTGGCAGGCCGCCGAACAGGATGGTGCAATAGTTGAACAGGCGATAGGACCAGCCGAACTTGAAAAAAGCATAGCCGAAAATCGCGATCAGTCCGCAGACTTTCAACTCGAATGCGGCCCGCCCGCCCGCCCCGAATAAAGGCAGGTCCCGCAGCACCAGATCGACCTTTTCGGTGGCGCCCAGCATGGCGAAACAGCCGCCGATGGCGATGATCGAGGTCGAGGCAAAAAAGGCAGTGCCGTTTTGCAGACCGGCGAGGATCTGCGTGTCGATCATCCGCAGGTCTCGTTTCAGCGCATTAAAGATCCAGGCGCGTCGGCGCTCCGCCATGATCCGGCTGAGGCTGAGGCGGGATTTGATTAGGCGGCCATTGGTTAAAAAAGCCAGGCCGAACCAGCCGCAGAAAAACAGCAGCAGAGCAAGCCAATCCAGAAGGGTCATGTCCGACATTGTCTTTCAAATCTTGGGGTAACGACAGGTGATGACTGTTGCGAATCTGCAATTTTCATCCTGTTTTATCATGCTGGGCTGATTTTATCATGATAGGCCGAGGCCAATTCACAAAGCGCCAATATCCATTGTCACTGTCGATGATGGAGGTGAAGCGCTCATGCCAAGGTGCTTGCGGCGTCATTTAAGAAATATGCGGCTCTGACCGTTGTCAGCGATTGAGCAAGGCCACCAAATCGTCTATCCATGCTGTGCTCGGGGGTTTTCGGGGGATTGGCCTCGTGCCTGCCGCTTTGTTGCGGTAGAAAACCGCTTTACGGCGGGGGACGACAGCGCGGCTGGAGACGAGCCGCGCTGTTTTTGTTTCGCGGCCTTGTCGCTACAGTTTCACTGAATGTCGATCCTTCATCAGGAATTTGTTGGCCATACGGCTAAAGTTTCAGGTATTGGCTACGGCTTCACTGGTAGGGTCCTTGCATGTTTCTTTCCGTCTTCGACGTTTTCAAGATCGGCATCGGGCCATCCAGCTCGCACACG
This region of Agrobacterium vitis genomic DNA includes:
- a CDS encoding methyltransferase family protein, encoding MNAYRMKPLKYPWPPLLYVGACVIAFFLNAYVAPVSPFEDQEPLMWMTGAMIATGAIAIDFWAIKTLMSNYTPLSQHQRARRLVTEGPYRYSRNPIYLGYTLLMIAAGMILGNVWLVLAAPLTAMLTTMVAIRCEEMHLLVRFGVDFERYCQHTRRWL
- a CDS encoding DUF1624 domain-containing protein, with the translated sequence MAFQTESPLPAKSPPAKSNTRIGLLDAMRGLALLAMASYHFSWDLEFFGYLPPGTAETGVLKIYARCIASTFLFLVGIGLVLAHRNGIRWTSFGKRFAQIAASAFAISVATYLAMGAGWIFFGILHAIALMSLLGLAFIRLPVAVTLGAAIATLILPFYVRSAMFDAPYFWWLGLSETIPRSNDYVPVFPWFAAVLFGIACARLALRFGLWQKLAAWPSGPKLLSLAGRHSLVFYLVHQPVLIALVYLATLVVAPPPPDRAAAYDRSCQQSCTAGNNDAGFCQRFCGCTLEKLQTGNILEPLQSGAIIAAQDERVLKLARECTIASQ
- a CDS encoding DUF599 domain-containing protein; amino-acid sequence: MTLLDWLALLLFFCGWFGLAFLTNGRLIKSRLSLSRIMAERRRAWIFNALKRDLRMIDTQILAGLQNGTAFFASTSIIAIGGCFAMLGATEKVDLVLRDLPLFGAGGRAAFELKVCGLIAIFGYAFFKFGWSYRLFNYCTILFGGLPMHAEVRQDPVAAEDAAETVIAMNVIAAQNFNSGLRAIFMSMGYLGWFLNAYMFMATTVLIFFVLVHRQFFSNARLAAMLKNPISVPGHMTASPQTSPHPATDGDSSSGMS